The Meles meles chromosome 6, mMelMel3.1 paternal haplotype, whole genome shotgun sequence genome has a window encoding:
- the LOC123944568 gene encoding ubiquitin-conjugating enzyme E2 C-like, with protein MASQNRDPATASVAAARKGAEPSGGAARGPVGKRLQQELMTLMMSGDKGISAFPESDNLFKWVGTIHGAAGTVYEDLRYKLSLEFPSGYPYDAPAVKFLTPCYHPSVDTQGNICLDILKDKWSALYDVRTVLLSVQSLLGEPDIDCPLNTHAAELWKNPTAFKKYLQETYSKQVSSQDP; from the coding sequence ATGGCCTCCCAGAACCGCGACCCAGCTACGGCCAGCGTCGCCGCCGCCCGCAAAGGAGCCGAGCCCAGCGGGGGCGCCGCCCGTGGCCCCGTGGGCAAGAGGCTACAGCAGGAGCTGATGACCCTCATGATGTCCGGCGACAAAGGAATTTCTGCCTTCCCTGAATCAGACAACCTTTTCAAGTGGGTGGGGACCATCCATGGAGCAGCTGGTACAGTGTATGAAGACCTGCGGTATAAGCTCTCCCTGGAGTTCCCCAGTGGCTACCCCTACGACGCGCCCGCGGTGAAATTCCTCACACCCTGCTACCACCCCAGCGTGGACACCCAGGGGAACATCTGCCTGGACATCCTGAAGGACAAGTGGTCAGCCCTGTATGATGTCAGGACCGTCCTGCTGTCCGTCCAGAGCCTGCTAGGAGAACCAGACATTGATTGTCCTTTGAACACACACGCTGCTGAGCTCTGGAAAAACCCCACAGCCTTTAAGAAGTATCTGCAAGAAACCTACTCAAAGCAGGTCTCCAGCCAAGATCCCTGA